A portion of the Faecalibacterium sp. I3-3-89 genome contains these proteins:
- a CDS encoding ABC transporter ATP-binding protein: MPDAKREQVLSVRDLDITFKTTAGPVHAIRGVNIDLYKGETVALVGESGSGKSVTMKAAMGILAQNAKVNSGSIQFSYHHADGSPETVDLLQKDKKWIRRHINGKRIAMVFQDPMTSLDPTMTIGKQIMEGMLWHFKMPKAEAYKKALKLLEEVGITDAEKRMKSYPHQLSGGMRQRVVIAIALSCDPDLLICDEPTTALDVTIQAKILELIRSIQKERGISVIYITHDLGVVAKVADYVDVMYAGKIVETGTIDEIFYDPRHPYTWGLLSAMPDLDTADERLYTIPGSPPNLLHEKAGDAFAPRNKYALKIDDEIDPPMFKISDTHFAATWLLDPRAPKVEMPPELKERVARMRAEAKKIEEAE, translated from the coding sequence ATGCCTGATGCAAAAAGAGAACAGGTCTTGTCGGTGCGAGACCTTGATATTACCTTTAAGACCACCGCCGGCCCCGTCCATGCCATCCGGGGCGTGAACATCGACCTCTACAAGGGCGAGACGGTGGCGCTGGTGGGCGAGTCCGGCTCCGGCAAGTCCGTCACCATGAAGGCGGCTATGGGTATCCTCGCCCAGAACGCCAAGGTGAACAGCGGCAGCATCCAGTTCAGCTACCACCACGCCGACGGCAGCCCGGAGACGGTCGACCTGCTGCAGAAGGACAAGAAGTGGATCCGCCGCCACATCAACGGCAAGCGGATCGCCATGGTCTTTCAGGACCCCATGACCAGCCTTGACCCCACCATGACCATCGGCAAGCAGATCATGGAGGGGATGCTCTGGCACTTCAAGATGCCCAAGGCCGAGGCCTATAAGAAGGCCCTCAAGCTGCTGGAAGAGGTGGGCATCACCGACGCTGAAAAGCGGATGAAGAGCTACCCCCACCAGCTGTCCGGCGGTATGCGGCAGCGCGTGGTCATCGCCATCGCGCTGTCCTGCGACCCCGACCTGCTCATCTGCGACGAGCCGACCACCGCACTGGATGTGACCATTCAGGCGAAGATTTTGGAGCTTATCCGCAGCATCCAGAAGGAGCGCGGCATCTCGGTCATCTACATCACCCACGACCTCGGCGTCGTGGCAAAGGTGGCCGACTATGTCGATGTCATGTATGCGGGCAAGATCGTCGAGACCGGCACCATTGATGAGATCTTCTACGACCCCCGCCACCCCTACACATGGGGCCTGCTGTCGGCCATGCCCGACCTTGACACGGCTGACGAGCGGCTCTACACCATCCCCGGCTCGCCGCCGAACCTGCTGCACGAAAAGGCCGGCGACGCCTTTGCACCCCGCAACAAGTACGCGCTGAAGATCGACGACGAGATCGACCCGCCCATGTTCAAGATCAGCGACACCCACTTTGCAGCGACTTGGCTGCTGGACCCCCGTGCCCCCAAGGTGGAGATGCCGCCGGAGCTGAAGGAACGTGTGGCCCGGATGCGCGCAGAAGCAAAAAAGATCGAGGAGGCGGAGTAA
- a CDS encoding ABC transporter ATP-binding protein, protein MAAQSATPLLKVEGLKQYFKVNKNFTVKAVDDVSFEIYPGETYGLVGESGSGKSTIGRSIIRLYDPTAGRITFDGQDISGHLSHAQNNTLRTQMQMIFQDPMASLNPRKKVEDIIGEGLDIHHMYKTQTERREKVEKILAKVGLAPEHAERYPHQFSGGQRQRVGIARALIMNPKLIIADECISALDVSIQAQVVNLMKDIQQETGTAYLFIAHDLSMVKYISDRIGVLHLGHLLETGTTEEIFANPIHPYTRSLLSAIPLPNPVVEKRRVAETYDYATSGIDYSKGTSHHVEGSHYVKCTDEEFSKWCK, encoded by the coding sequence ATGGCAGCACAAAGCGCTACCCCTCTGCTGAAGGTCGAGGGGCTGAAGCAGTATTTCAAGGTGAACAAAAACTTCACGGTCAAGGCCGTGGACGATGTCAGCTTTGAGATCTATCCCGGCGAGACCTATGGTTTGGTGGGCGAGTCCGGCTCGGGCAAATCCACCATCGGCCGGAGCATCATCCGGCTGTATGACCCCACCGCAGGCAGGATCACATTCGACGGGCAGGACATCAGCGGCCATCTGAGCCACGCCCAGAACAACACCCTGCGCACCCAGATGCAGATGATCTTCCAAGACCCGATGGCATCCCTGAACCCCCGCAAGAAGGTGGAGGACATCATCGGCGAGGGTCTGGACATCCACCATATGTACAAGACGCAGACCGAGCGCCGCGAAAAGGTGGAGAAGATTCTGGCGAAGGTGGGCCTTGCACCGGAACACGCCGAGCGCTACCCCCACCAGTTCTCCGGCGGCCAGCGTCAGCGCGTCGGCATTGCCCGCGCCCTCATCATGAACCCGAAGCTCATCATCGCCGACGAGTGCATCTCGGCGCTGGACGTGTCGATTCAGGCGCAGGTCGTCAACCTGATGAAGGACATCCAGCAGGAGACGGGCACGGCCTATCTGTTCATCGCCCACGACCTGTCGATGGTCAAGTACATCTCCGACCGCATCGGCGTGCTCCATCTGGGCCACCTGCTGGAAACGGGCACAACGGAGGAGATCTTTGCAAATCCCATCCACCCCTATACCCGCAGCCTGTTGTCGGCCATCCCGCTGCCGAACCCGGTGGTGGAGAAGCGCCGGGTGGCCGAGACCTACGACTACGCCACCTCCGGCATCGACTATTCCAAGGGCACCAGCCACCATGTGGAGGGCAGCCATTACGTCAAGTGTACGGATGAAGAATTTTCCAAATGGTGCAAATAA
- a CDS encoding calcium/sodium antiporter, whose product MIIPSILFVLGLLCLIKGGDWFVDGASALARRFHLPELLIGATVVSIGTTLPEVMVSTISAVSGHGEIAYGNAIGSVICNAALIAAITVAVRPAKVDPKTLRVPVAFFFAAAAVYCFAAYGMGRFTRPLGLLMLAMFAAYMVANVWQMKSAPAEPEHEEELMSLGRIVLRLVVGATLIALGANLLVDNGTIIAQALGVPESVIALTFVALGTSLPELVTAITSLMKGHSDLSLGNVVGANVFNLVLVSGVSVALAPFDIPQSATLFGINSSLVLELPVMLLVMILLTIPALVRGRLSRVQGVALLCIYAAFCAVQFTL is encoded by the coding sequence ATGATAATCCCCAGCATTCTGTTCGTTCTGGGTCTGCTCTGCCTCATCAAGGGCGGCGACTGGTTCGTGGACGGCGCATCGGCGCTGGCCCGCCGGTTCCACCTGCCGGAGCTGCTCATCGGCGCAACAGTGGTGTCCATCGGCACCACCCTGCCTGAGGTGATGGTGTCCACCATCTCAGCCGTGTCCGGCCATGGCGAGATCGCCTACGGCAACGCCATCGGCTCGGTCATCTGCAATGCGGCCCTCATCGCGGCCATCACGGTGGCCGTGCGGCCCGCCAAGGTGGACCCCAAGACCCTGCGGGTGCCGGTGGCCTTTTTCTTCGCGGCGGCGGCCGTCTACTGCTTCGCCGCTTACGGGATGGGCCGCTTCACCCGGCCTCTGGGGCTGCTGATGCTGGCAATGTTCGCGGCCTATATGGTGGCGAATGTCTGGCAGATGAAAAGTGCCCCGGCAGAGCCGGAGCACGAAGAAGAGCTGATGAGCCTTGGGAGGATCGTTCTGCGGCTGGTGGTGGGCGCGACCCTCATCGCGCTGGGTGCGAACCTGCTGGTGGACAACGGCACCATCATTGCACAGGCGCTGGGCGTGCCCGAATCGGTCATTGCACTCACCTTCGTGGCGCTGGGCACTTCGCTGCCCGAGCTGGTCACGGCCATCACCTCGCTGATGAAGGGCCACAGCGACCTCTCGCTGGGCAACGTCGTGGGCGCGAACGTCTTCAACCTCGTGCTGGTCAGCGGCGTGTCGGTGGCGCTGGCACCGTTTGATATTCCGCAGAGCGCGACTCTGTTCGGCATCAACTCGAGCCTCGTGCTCGAACTGCCCGTGATGCTGCTGGTGATGATCCTGCTGACCATCCCGGCGCTGGTGCGCGGCAGACTCTCCCGCGTGCAGGGCGTGGCGCTGCTCTGCATCTATGCCGCGTTCTGCGCGGTGCAGTTCACGCTGTGA